In Cryptomeria japonica chromosome 10, Sugi_1.0, whole genome shotgun sequence, a genomic segment contains:
- the LOC131037667 gene encoding potassium transporter 1 isoform X1 gives MDIEEAAAAAAGGGGGRAGGAVRQRCGKKASYATALALAYQSLGVVYGDLSTSPLYVYKSTFSGDLALREQEDEVLGVLSFILWTFTLIPLCKYVFFVLTADDNGEGGTFALYSLLCRHANLSLLPNQQALDEQVSTYHAGVARQSGLSYWVKAFLEKRHKFRVGLLLVVLLGTSMVIGDGVLTPAISVLSAVQGIKVKVPNLQERYVVIIACVILVALFALQHFGTRNVAFLFAPIVIAWLICISSIGVYNIIHWNPKVFRAISPVYMYNLLKKSKKVGWESLGGIVLCITGAEAMFADLGHFSQSSIKIAFTGFVYPCLVLAYMGEAAYLCKHPHDLHRSFYRSVPEAVFWPVFIVATLAAVVGSQAVISATFSIVNQCSALSCFPRVKVVHTSNQIYGQIYIPEVNWILMCLCLTVTIGFKDTNMIGHAYGLAVTTVMFVTTCLMALVIIMVWQRNIFAAGAFFIFFGSIELLYISACLIKVLEGGWVPLALSSIVMAIMCIWHYGTSKKYEFDLQNKVSMETILSLGPGLGIVRVPGIGLIYTELVTGVPAIFGHFVANLPAFHKVLVFICIKSVHVPYVPIEERCLIGRIGPKEYRMFRCIVRYGYKDIHHENNDFENHLVMNIAEFMKRESEEDNVSHNARNHEFCDRMSVFGTPSKSLMKMVVSEDQEGDGHLSYPRSPMEEPVVSVVPKRKKKVRFEVPVSPEIDSGIRKELMELVEAKDAGVAYILGHSYVKAKRPCFILKKFAIDFAYTFLKKNCRGPSISLGIPHISLIEVGMIYYV, from the exons atggatattGAGGAGGCGGCGGCGGCGGCGGCTGGGGGGGGAGGAGGAAGAGCAGGAGGAGCTGTGAGGCAGAGGTGTGGGAAAAAG GCTTCATATGCGACAGCTTTGGCTTTGGCGTACCAGAGCTTGGGAGTGGTGTACGGGGATTTGAGCACTTCACCTCTGTATGTTTACAAGAGCACTTTCTCTGGAGATTTGGCGCTTCGGGAGCAGGAGGATGAGGTTTTGGGAGTTCTTTCATTTATCCTGTGGACTTTTACGCTCATTCCCCTCTGTAAATATGTGTTCTTCGTCCTGACTGCGGATGACAACGGTGAAG GTGGGACTTTTGCTCTGTATTCGTTGCTGTGTAGACATGCAAATTTGAGTCTTTTGCCCAATCAGCAGGCTTTAGATGAGCAGGTGTCGACTTATCATGCCGGCGTAGCGCGACAGAGCGGCCTGAGTTATTGGGTTAAGGCGTTTTTGGAAAAACGTCATAAGTTCCGTGTTGGGCTTTTGTTGGTTGTGCTGCTCGGAACATCCATGGTAATTGGCGATGGTGTGCTCACGCCTGCAATTTCTG TTCTTTCAGCCGTCCAGGGTATCAAAGTGAAGGTTCCGAATCTCCAAGAGA GGTACGTTGTGATAATTGCGTGCGTGATCTTGGTAGCTCTCTTTGCTCTCCAGCACTTTGGGACACGGAATGTTGCCTTTCTGTTTGCACCCATTGTGATAGCTTGGCTCATTTGCATCAGTAGCATTGGTGTTTACAACATAATCCATTGGAACCCTAAAGTGTTCAGGGCTATTTCACCAGTTTACATGTATAATCTACTAAAGAAGAGCAAAAAAGTTGGCTGGGAGTCCCTTGGAGGCATAGTTCTTTGCATTACAG GTGCTGAGGCCATGTTTGCAGATTTGGGACACTTCTCACAGTCGTCTATTAAG ATAGCTTTCACAGGATTTGTGTATCCCTGTTTGGTTCTTGCCTACATGGGTGAAGCTGCATATCTTTGCAAGCACCCACACGATTTACATAGGAGCTTCTATAGGTCCGTACCAG AAGCTGTATTCTGGCCGGTCTTTATAGTGGCTACCTTGGCAGCAGTGGTGGGAAGTCAAGCAGTCATCTCAGCTACATTTTCAATAGTCAATCAATGTTCTGCCCTGAGTTGTTTCCCTCGGGTGAAAGTTGTTCATACCTCAAACCAGATATATGGGCAGATATACATTCCAGAAGTGAACTGGATTCTTATGTGCCTCTGCTTGACTGTCACCATTGGCTTCAAAGATACAAATATGATCGGTCATGCTTATG GTCTTGCGGTTACGACAGTCATGTTTGTAACAACTTGCTTGATGGCTTTGGTGATTATCATGGTATGGCAGAGAAATATTTTTGCAGCAGGGGCCTTTTTTATCTTTTTTGGGTCTATTGAATTACTCTACATCTCTGCATGCCTTATAAAAGTTTTAGAAGGGGGCTGGGTCCCTCTAGCACTATCCTCAATTGTCATGGCTATAATGTGCATTTGGCATTATGGAACTTCAAAGAAGTATGAATTTGACCTACAAAATAAGGTCTCAATGGAGACAATTCTGAGTCTTGGACCAGGTTTAGGGATAGTGCGTGTTCCTGGGATTGGACTTATCTATACAGAATTAGTAACAGGAGTTCCTGCCATTTTTGGTCATTTTGTGGCAAATCTTCCAGCCTTTCACAAGGTGCTTGTCTTTATCTGCATCAAGTCAGTTCATGTTCCGTATGTTCCAATAGAGGAACGCTGCCTTATAGGCAGAATAGGCCCAAAAGAATATAGGATGTTCAGGTGCATTGTGCGGTATGGTTACAAGGATATCCACCATGAAAACAACGATTTTGAGAATCATTTAGTTATGAATATTGCAGAATTTATGAAGAGGGAAAGTGAAGAGGATAATGTTTCACACAATGCTAGGAATCATGAATTTTGTGATAGAATGTCAGTATTTGGTACACCTTCAAAGTCATTGATGAAGATGGTTGTTTCAGAAGATCAGGAGGGAGATGGCCATCTTTCATACCCTAGATCTCCAATGGAGGAACCTGTTGTCAGCGTTgttccaaaaagaaaaaagaaagtgaGGTTTGAGGTGCCAGTGAGTCCTGAAATAGATTCTGGAATAAGAAAGGAGCTTATGGAGCTGGTTGAAGCAAAAGATGCAGGAGTTGCCTACATATTGGGCCACTCTTATGTTAAGGCTAAGAGACCATGTTTTATATTGAAGAAATTTGCCATAGACTTCGCATATACTTTTCTTAAAAAGAATTGTAGAGGTCCAAGCATTTCCCTTGGCATTCCTCATATTTCCTTAATTGAAGTGGGTATGATCTACTATGTGTGA
- the LOC131037667 gene encoding potassium transporter 1 isoform X2 encodes MDIEEAAAAAAGGGGGRAGGAVRQRCGKKASYATALALAYQSLGVVYGDLSTSPLYVYKSTFSGDLALREQEDEVLGVLSFILWTFTLIPLCKYVFFVLTADDNGEGGTFALYSLLCRHANLSLLPNQQALDEQVSTYHAGVARQSGLSYWVKAFLEKRHKFRVGLLLVVLLGTSMVIGDGVLTPAISVLSAVQGIKVKVPNLQERYVVIIACVILVALFALQHFGTRNVAFLFAPIVIAWLICISSIGVYNIIHWNPKVFRAISPVYMYNLLKKSKKVGWESLGGIVLCITGAEAMFADLGHFSQSSIKIAFTGFVYPCLVLAYMGEAAYLCKHPHDLHRSFYRSCILAGLYSGYLGSSGGKSSSHLSYIFNSQSMFCPELFPSGESCSYLKPDIWADIHSRSELDSYVPLLDCHHWLQRYKYDRSCLWSCGYDSHVCNNLLDGFGDYHGMAEKYFCSRGLFYLFWVY; translated from the exons atggatattGAGGAGGCGGCGGCGGCGGCGGCTGGGGGGGGAGGAGGAAGAGCAGGAGGAGCTGTGAGGCAGAGGTGTGGGAAAAAG GCTTCATATGCGACAGCTTTGGCTTTGGCGTACCAGAGCTTGGGAGTGGTGTACGGGGATTTGAGCACTTCACCTCTGTATGTTTACAAGAGCACTTTCTCTGGAGATTTGGCGCTTCGGGAGCAGGAGGATGAGGTTTTGGGAGTTCTTTCATTTATCCTGTGGACTTTTACGCTCATTCCCCTCTGTAAATATGTGTTCTTCGTCCTGACTGCGGATGACAACGGTGAAG GTGGGACTTTTGCTCTGTATTCGTTGCTGTGTAGACATGCAAATTTGAGTCTTTTGCCCAATCAGCAGGCTTTAGATGAGCAGGTGTCGACTTATCATGCCGGCGTAGCGCGACAGAGCGGCCTGAGTTATTGGGTTAAGGCGTTTTTGGAAAAACGTCATAAGTTCCGTGTTGGGCTTTTGTTGGTTGTGCTGCTCGGAACATCCATGGTAATTGGCGATGGTGTGCTCACGCCTGCAATTTCTG TTCTTTCAGCCGTCCAGGGTATCAAAGTGAAGGTTCCGAATCTCCAAGAGA GGTACGTTGTGATAATTGCGTGCGTGATCTTGGTAGCTCTCTTTGCTCTCCAGCACTTTGGGACACGGAATGTTGCCTTTCTGTTTGCACCCATTGTGATAGCTTGGCTCATTTGCATCAGTAGCATTGGTGTTTACAACATAATCCATTGGAACCCTAAAGTGTTCAGGGCTATTTCACCAGTTTACATGTATAATCTACTAAAGAAGAGCAAAAAAGTTGGCTGGGAGTCCCTTGGAGGCATAGTTCTTTGCATTACAG GTGCTGAGGCCATGTTTGCAGATTTGGGACACTTCTCACAGTCGTCTATTAAG ATAGCTTTCACAGGATTTGTGTATCCCTGTTTGGTTCTTGCCTACATGGGTGAAGCTGCATATCTTTGCAAGCACCCACACGATTTACATAGGAGCTTCTATAG AAGCTGTATTCTGGCCGGTCTTTATAGTGGCTACCTTGGCAGCAGTGGTGGGAAGTCAAGCAGTCATCTCAGCTACATTTTCAATAGTCAATCAATGTTCTGCCCTGAGTTGTTTCCCTCGGGTGAAAGTTGTTCATACCTCAAACCAGATATATGGGCAGATATACATTCCAGAAGTGAACTGGATTCTTATGTGCCTCTGCTTGACTGTCACCATTGGCTTCAAAGATACAAATATGATCGGTCATGCTTATG GTCTTGCGGTTACGACAGTCATGTTTGTAACAACTTGCTTGATGGCTTTGGTGATTATCATGGTATGGCAGAGAAATATTTTTGCAGCAGGGGCCTTTTTTATCTTTTTTGGGTCTATTGA